The genomic DNA TATCAGCACCCTTTTACCAACAAGTGATGTTATTACAACCAGTCCACCATTTCACCTTACATTTGAAGCATTTTCTCTGCAATTTTTTTCATTGGTTTAATAAGATCAAAATTTTTGGATAATCAgattttatttgtcaaatatcCTATTTATATACCTGTTAAATTAATCTTACAGTTTTTAGATGATACAGATAGGTACCATCACAGACTATAGCTTATACCTAACAATATTTCAGAGAGTATACTTTCGTTGATGTATTCATTATTACTGTCCAAAATATTACAACTAGAGATGTCCAGGACTTCCTACATAAGGCAATTTTTAATCGCAGTAGGATACCAAACATGTCTACTGCTTTATATTTATTCACATGATTACTTTATAACTtatcacttaatttttaaaaatacatgttacaTAGTCCTTGACAACTCTTATGGCTGATGCATATTAGCACACAATCCTTTGTATGAAAGTTAACAACAGACTCAATCCAAAATAAGACCTCTTTCAGATACATACCTCAGAAATGGCATTTATATACATTGATTCTTAAAGCTAAATTTATCACCACATACTAAAAAGAATTATATTAATCTTAAATGTAACCCTATATGTAacttttgtttgattaaattgCATGCAAAATtgggtttattaaaataataagataagaTAACACTTCATGTAAATGTAACTGATAAGCATCTTTTGTTTCAAGTATCAATATATTACAGGCATATATGGTACTTAAACATGCACTTATTGTGCAggcattattatacaaaatacttaTGCTAAATGGCAGACTTCGGCAAGCAGAAACTtatatcaatcaaaatattattttctattcaaatgATATTGCTTACGAAGCAAAGCAACAGACATACTGATCAAACAAAACTCCTCCACCATGATCACTTCTCCAAGTAAAgaggaaaaaaagaaaacaaaaataaaaacaaaatgcactTTCGCTTTACTAAAATATTCACTTCACAATTTAATATCACAATCACTGCACTGTGAGGTCTGATGTCTGTGTGACCTTGGAGTTATCTGAACAAGAAGGCCATCACTGAACGCCGATGCTATTTctcttttttcttcttactGGTTGACGGTTTCGCCTTAGTCTGACTTTTGGTGGCTTTCGGCTTGTCTGTTTCcttagttttctttttctgtaatagtaaaattaataaattatgttgtttattgCTCTTGTTGAAGGAAACATATGTTacctaaaaacaataatttaagcTTCTGAGAAAAAGGAACAAATCtaaataatacatgttttttcaAGCATACTGACGAAATCGAAAGTCTTGAGTTCCAAAGTATATCCTTGACTTGTTGCATCTTAGTATGTTCCGTCCCTAAGAAAAACATTGTTGCTTTAGTCACACGGAATGCACGACCTGACTATAGTAACATTTTTAGTTATTGCAACTTTGTGACGTCACTATACACTTCGCCTCACCTTGATGAGCGCATCATTCTCGGGGTCACTGTCGGGCGGCTCGTCGTCCTCGGCCTCGGCCTCGGCCTCGTCCTCCCCGGCCAACTCGTCGTCCGCTTTCGGCTTCCCGCGCTTGACGGCGGCCTGCGCATACGGCAGCGCGCGAGCGTTCTTGTTGTACGTGCGAGTCATGGCCGCCTTCACCTGCGAATACATTATGGAACATATTGTAGGGTGATCTTAGTGTTACAATCGAATAATGGAAGTGACGCTTTttaaactactactactaccaTGCTGAGAAATATATCCTAGTGTCCCAGAGGTTTCACATGCAATCAAATCACATCCACAGGGACAAACACTTTAGCAGACACATGTAATATCAGGTACGAGTTTTGAGTTCTTACCTTCGAATCTATAAGTGCAGTAGGATCCCGTTTCCCTGGCCATAAGGACAGTTCTACCAAAGAGTCCAGGTCCTCCCTCAGCAGGTGGTAGGACTCCAACACTTCAAGCGACTTTGTTACGCCATCAAGTTTGTCCTTGATAAGAGGATTTACGATAGCGTCGCGAATATGACTGCTGTAGTCCAGGAAGATGGAAGATTTTGATCCCGATGTGCTAAGGAataagatttaatattaaatgaaaatgatttattcaaaCTTAAGGTACCGAGTCTACATCTACATTCCCAGTCCTCCCTATCCCTATTCATTTTACAGGCACGCTACGTGAGTTAACTCGCtacattaatatataaaatagtaagACAAATTGAAGTGTATTAGTGTGTCAGTTGTAAGCCAAAAAATTGTTATTAGCTTTCAATAAATCAGTATAAAGGAAGCCTTTTTTTATAAGGAAACCATAGGAGAACTCTTTGGATTGGACACCCACGAAACCCAAAGACTTTAACTTTAACACAGCTTCATATCAAGATGTTTCGACAGAGTATTACCTGAGCCGGGTGTGAGCGTGTATCTCTTGGCAGAGGCGCTGGAACTTGGTTGCGCGCGAGTTCTTGCCGAGCCAGCCCGGGAACTGCGTGCGGCCCTTCTTCTGTCCGGACATCTCGAACCCGGGGATCACTGAGCTCAATATTGCCTGCGTATTTAGAAAACACttgtaaatcatgtgtttcACTTGctgttaataaaacatattgaaatcTTATAACTCTCATAAATCTTAGCTCTTGCATAcacattaatttaacttttagcatttattcatttattacacGACTAAACTTGTGATTAATAGGCAACTGAAAAACATACTCATATAATTCTAAATACccaaataatacatataaatgacAACCAGACACAGCACAATACCTTTGTAATAGATCCCATATATCGAACCCACAAGCTCCGTAATAGCAGCCAGGGtcaccaaccactagaccaccTTTCGAGTCAACACATACCAAAGACGTGTTATCCGATATGAATCCTATTTTAACGTTACCTGTGTCGGCAGGAGACTCCACGCTTGGCTGCGACGTATCTTGCTTTCGACCAGGTCTCCCAAACTGATACTGTCCGCAGCTCTGCTTATCCTCTGAAGGGTTTCATGcctaaaacataacataattataacatatatGGATGGTTGGTAATCAGTTAGGATTtggtttaaaatgttaaaattaaaaaccttctAAGTAAAAACTTTTAGCCCCCACCACTTTAAAAAGGCTCGAcagattttaaacaaacatgtcCTAGAACACAGCACAGATATTAGCTCTAAACCAAAACAAACTAAACTGAAATTGTTCGACCCTATCGGGAGCTATGGtaccacagacagacagacacttcAAATAACACTCCCCTCTTAAGTGGGACTTAAGAATGTGCagattagtaaaaaaaatattgtagtcaTACTTGGGACATCGAGGTTCGACCGTCAAGTAGTTCTCTTGAACGAACAGCGGCCCGAGACTGTAGTCGAAGAAGAAGAGGTCGCTCTTGTCGCTGATACTCATGGTCTTGTGTTCCTCTGCTGAAAATACCTTTTCTATGACATCCCAGGGGCcctgaaatacataaatatatcttGAAATTTGAATGCTTGTAGACAAGACACATTGCTCAAAGTGCTAAAGTTCAGTCGATttgaacttttttatttgaaactacgCTAATGCAGTGTAGCATTGCCGAAGTGAAAGGCTCAGTTGGGCTTTGCAGGGCTCCAATTAGCTTCGGTCTTTGAAAGCCTGTTTACAGAGGATAAAAAAGATTTCACGGTTCTTTAcactttttatgattttgtcttttatgcaatttttatttttgcattcaGCATGTAACTTGGATGTAACATCCACGGATGATTGGATGTACGTACCCCTATCAATCTTACTATTTGGGATCAAAAAGTCTCGTTATCCTTAGTTACATTATACGAAGGGAAGTCTAGTTACCAGTCGGAAGTCCTTCCTGGCGACCTTGGCGTCTGCCCGCAGAGTGTCGGGGTCGCTGGCGCCGGCCGCCCACAGCGACAGCAGGTTGAGCGTCTGGCGCACGTCGTGTCCGGCCGACACGATCAGCTGCGACAGCGCGTCCGCCGGGATACGCACGCCCTCCTTGCAGCATATCGATAACATGGCCGCCTGCACACAATCGAAACATTGTAATAGGGATGGTGACAACgatttttttcagtgtccgtcttgtcgtgcgtaataatggatacgttttttttcttgctgacgcgcaaacataaattgatcaaattatggTGAATGAAGCTTAGgtatgacgtcacaatattgtataaattttacgatattaTTACGTCGCACGTCGTTTACTTAAACttaaaagcagtttatctttgtcaattttcgTTATTCAGAAAAAGGGGAAAAAAGGGTCGATCGTAAGTATAAGTATCATCTGCTATATCTTTTTAATGATACAttcgattcttatgaaattcaGCTGTCAATAGCATAAATCGCATCACAGTTCGTCGATCCTTTCAAAAGCTCCGATGTCATAGctacaaacaaacacattaaaatcaaacaacCCTCATAAGATATCTAGTATGTCAGTTAGTATTTGTACCTTTATCTGTTCAAGTTTAGGTCTCTGAAAACGGAGATCGTAGCAGTAGTTGACAAGGGACCTCATCTTCTGACTGTTCCTGTCGTTGCACATGCATATTATAGGCACCGATGTTGTCTTGATCAACCCGATCAGCTCTTGGAGGCCACCTGGAAGACAATAAACGCAGTATATTTAGAATTCAGATGGGtcagttacttaaaaaaaatgtttttgaatataataatacctCGGTCTTCATTTCCCGCCATGCCGTCAACTTCATCCATGACTAGAACATGTTTCTTCGATAACGCTTGTTTGCCAACTTGCCCTgcagaacattaaaaaacattttttctttttattgacgTCTGACAGCATCCCGAAAATAGTTCAGTGAAACggtattaacataataatataaacgtaGTTTTTCAGGCGAGGAGGGTTTTGGAATTCAAGGTAtccaaatacatattaaaaataaattaaaactggtgAAGCGATTTAGAAATAAGAGAGTAACAGACTGTCAATCAGTTACTTCAGCATTTACTAttcagttattaaataataacaatcatATGTTACTGGAATGGACTATCAATTCATACGAAAACACTAATTGATCAGATAAAATTGTGTTTACCATGAGCGTATCCAGAGAGCGAAGTCATGTTGAGAAGCTCCCCAATCTGCTCCTTGATGAGCGTCTTGTTCCTGGTGTCCGAGGCGTTGAATTCCACCATATCGAAACCCATCTCCTTGCAGACTAAGCTTACTGTAGTTGTTTTacctaaaaacatattttggaaCATGAATAAGGAAGGAAATAGTTTCATCAGTTACACGATGAAATCAATACtaaatcaagtatttttttaaataaaactactataaGTAGCAACATTAACCAACGACCCAGGTACCACTGCACGCTGGAGTGATACGATTTAGGCGGACCTTCGAGCGCTTCAAGCATGACCGGCGAGAAGCTTCGCGGTGGGTTTGTATAAAAAGGCACacgaatatattatatacatttcaataaacaaaCCTTTCAAATCTCGAAATAAGAGAACTCACCTACACCAGGAGGACCCGACAGCAATACTGCTTTATAATAACCTCCGTCGTCGTTGTGTGCGTAAGGATTAGGTTTTGGTAATTTAGCTTGTCTGTTCACATACCATTTTGTTAACCAGTTCATTAGTCTGAAAACCGAAAATAAGCTGTAAGATCAGCCAAATAAGGCATCCTTCGGCTTGGCATTGAGCTATTGAAATCGATATCTGTAAATGAATGTGTGAGTTCACCCTATGTCGTACAGAAGTTTGCGTTTTTGCGAaccataaaaatgtaaaatcagAACTAGATATTGTATTTTCTTCTACGAAAAAGTACCGAAATTAATGAAACAAGTAccttttacatttaattagaacttaaaaattaatacaaactTCTTAACGTTGCTTGCATCGCCGTGTTGCCCAATAATTTGTTTGATGTTCTGAGGCTTGTATTTCTCCACCCACATGCTAGCATTAGCTGGATGCTCGGTAAATTCTGTGGTTGTGCCTGTAAATGAATTTTACCTGTTAACAACTGAATACTGACTGATAGGAAAGGGAAATTGCAGGCTCCATTGGATACAGGTTGTCTGTTGCGTTTGCCGTGGTGTATCGCTCAGTGCATCTTGTATAACCTTTGAAACACGACAAACGATGAATAAAGACGAACCGCGGCAGGTTTGTTTACGATATAACCTGTGGCCACCGTAAGGTCATATGCACACTATCACTTGATCAGCTAATAGGTCAAGAAGAAGACGGGTATGCGTTTTACGCTTTCTTATGGGGAGTGAGGGATGGACTCTCTACACCCATCCCTCGAGAAAGAGTCAAAAGGACTAGGGTCAGCTAGAGTCGCGCAGCTGCGCAGATACCTTGAGTCTGGCTTAAGCgttagaaggggcccggggtggtCTTAATTGTGGGAAATCCTACATATCACATCGCACTGTTACCTTGATGCGGGTTGAAATCATTTCATcccagaaaataaaaaaaaggtatttttacgATATCATGGACGGTCCGTGTTCGATTGCGGTGGATGACGCTGCCGGTGCGTCCATAATATCGGTGATCGATTTATCGAGGTACACTTGCGAGGCGTTGGGTGCAATGAGGCAATGGGTTAATTCATATATAATACACTTACGACTGACTTGACTCGAAGCTTTACTTGAACTTGGTTCAACTTTAATTCCAACTTTTTCttccttaatatttttaggACTTTTCACCTTATCATGATTCTTTGATTCATTAACATCTAATTTACTCCTTGAAATACTAGTGGTCGATTTTGATtccgtttttattttgtccatTGGGCtcttctttgttttgttttcaacatGATTGTCTGTGTCTTTTACAGATTTGTCTTTTGGACTCAATTTATCTTTTGAAACTTTCTTGACTGGGCTCTTTTCTTTCttgatttcttttttactttcagATTTCGTTGGTTTGCCTTGTGATCTGTCTGTGATCATTTTGAGGAATTGATCTTCGTTTATAATAGGTATTCCTAGTTCTTCTGCTTTTGCCATTTTGGCCGGGCCGCCATCTTCACCAGCTAAGACATGGGTTACCTGAAAAGTAGTTTTGAGAATACccattaatacaaaataatgcttgTGAAGTCAAGAGAGATTGGACCCTGTTGTGAAAGCCTTTTACCATTTCGTAAATATAAGGTATAGTTACCGgtacggatcttgagcgctgaccttcacctgctcagaatttttttttgtgtcacttTTGcagtatgaagtgaggcgcggggcgggctaaagtgcagtgattggcccgcagcgcatcgcgtgaTAGCCGTCATgagtgattggttgaaattcgttctttgatGCAGTTAAATGCACGGCGGCTTAAGGCTcaagattggcgttttattttgtcatgagtatacgatgcgcaaagcgatccccactcttccaccgagcgctcaagatccgtacCAGTAACTATAGTATAGGGAGGTTTGACTAAATGACTACTAACCTTTTTGGTCACCCCACTTTTAACAACTCCACCATATTGGTTGATTGCTGCTGTTATTTCGTCTTTCTCAAACGAGTCGAGGACACCAGTCAGTACAAACGCGCAGTCCTTTAGGCAATCATGTTTTCCCTGCAATCATACTTAGATGTTCTTTTAACAGTACTTTTGTCTGTGACAGCAGATAGttgttttcattacatttttggaaatacagtaaattacaataaaagcaTAGTTTTAAGATGTCGcaagaactatttttttaagttccaCAAAATCTGGcgaaagtataaattaattaaaaacgttaaacTAAAGTAAGTTAGTATTGAAATGATTTCGTACCTCTGGGATTTCCTTAGCTCCTAGATTTTTGGGACCAGATCGGTTTAAATAGCTCTTGTATAAAGCTGCAGAATGCATTTTTCTTTCATGTCTTTCTTCATCAGTAAGCACTGCAAGcagaataacaattttaaaagctcACATTTTAGAAGGTTATTCCTAGTTCACAAGTACTTAGTATCTTTTTACTCTAGCCCACTAAGCCCTGTTCCAACAATCTAATGTTTGCTGTTTTGGGAATgagaacaattatttaaaaaacaaaaaatatatattttaaactaagcCCATACCTGACTCATTCAAGcttttattgaatttctttttcttatttttgttcttatcaTCACTGTCATCAATAAACGATGAATCCATATCTTCATCAATTTCCTCAGACTTTGTTTTGCtttcattaagttttttctttttattactcAGATCTGGGTCGCCATCCTCCAGAAATTCAGCAAATTTACGTTTACTATACTCCATTTTTGATTTCTTTGAACTGTTATTTGAATTGGAAActgtttgattatttttatttgtttttgatgttttactTTCAGTACCATCATTTCTTGAAGGTGTTTTACTTGTTTctgattctttatttaattctaagttattattcttatttttcttttttgatggggttttgtctgttttatt from Trichoplusia ni isolate ovarian cell line Hi5 chromosome 4, tn1, whole genome shotgun sequence includes the following:
- the LOC113492940 gene encoding replication factor C subunit 1, whose amino-acid sequence is MSRDIRTFFQLKKTPKPTVEDDDDVIPESPDVQITKPKKKDVKRRAIIKDDSDEEIFSTKKKTNNTQATNKIKSPKPALKEVKVVDMFGNEPIKRTKPLINKKKKTELGIHSDDEFEKSLLEIDNEQLESNEEASSSKIKEEKQSPTVQTDSNKTDKTPSKKKNKNNNLELNKESETSKTPSRNDGTESKTSKTNKNNQTVSNSNNSSKKSKMEYSKRKFAEFLEDGDPDLSNKKKKLNESKTKSEEIDEDMDSSFIDDSDDKNKNKKKKFNKSLNESVLTDEERHERKMHSAALYKSYLNRSGPKNLGAKEIPEGKHDCLKDCAFVLTGVLDSFEKDEITAAINQYGGVVKSGVTKKVTHVLAGEDGGPAKMAKAEELGIPIINEDQFLKMITDRSQGKPTKSESKKEIKKEKSPVKKVSKDKLSPKDKSVKDTDNHVENKTKKSPMDKIKTESKSTTSISRSKLDVNESKNHDKVKSPKNIKEEKVGIKVEPSSSKASSQVSRTTTEFTEHPANASMWVEKYKPQNIKQIIGQHGDASNVKKLMNWLTKWYVNRQAKLPKPNPYAHNDDGGYYKAVLLSGPPGVGKTTTVSLVCKEMGFDMVEFNASDTRNKTLIKEQIGELLNMTSLSGYAHGQVGKQALSKKHVLVMDEVDGMAGNEDRGGLQELIGLIKTTSVPIICMCNDRNSQKMRSLVNYCYDLRFQRPKLEQIKAAMLSICCKEGVRIPADALSQLIVSAGHDVRQTLNLLSLWAAGASDPDTLRADAKVARKDFRLGPWDVIEKVFSAEEHKTMSISDKSDLFFFDYSLGPLFVQENYLTVEPRCPKHETLQRISRAADSISLGDLVESKIRRSQAWSLLPTQAILSSVIPGFEMSGQKKGRTQFPGWLGKNSRATKFQRLCQEIHAHTRLSTSGSKSSIFLDYSSHIRDAIVNPLIKDKLDGVTKSLEVLESYHLLREDLDSLVELSLWPGKRDPTALIDSKVKAAMTRTYNKNARALPYAQAAVKRGKPKADDELAGEDEAEAEAEDDEPPDSDPENDALIKKKKTKETDKPKATKSQTKAKPSTSKKKKEK